In Deltaproteobacteria bacterium, a single genomic region encodes these proteins:
- a CDS encoding sigma-70 family RNA polymerase sigma factor: MDPRSPPPDPISLPAGFRACFVRHYPAVLRLSTQLMRELGEAQDLAQEVFVSLSRQTLELDDAAVRAWLLRVTLNRGLNALRAHRRRVERERHAPEINGIDDAESLLERRRARDRVRTTLAALDPRAAKLLMLRQLGMSYAELAAIVDVAPSSVGTLLLRAQRAFAAIYDQRFGTTRAEGEP, from the coding sequence ATGGACCCTCGGTCCCCTCCCCCTGACCCGATCTCGCTGCCCGCGGGCTTCCGGGCCTGCTTCGTGCGGCATTACCCGGCCGTGCTGCGCCTGTCGACACAGCTGATGCGCGAGCTCGGTGAGGCGCAGGACCTCGCGCAGGAGGTCTTCGTCAGCCTGTCGCGGCAGACCCTCGAGCTCGACGACGCAGCGGTCCGGGCGTGGCTGCTGCGGGTGACGCTCAATCGCGGGCTCAACGCGCTGCGTGCCCACCGTCGTCGCGTCGAGCGTGAGCGACATGCGCCCGAGATCAACGGCATCGACGACGCGGAGTCGTTGCTCGAGCGCCGTCGCGCCCGCGACCGGGTACGCACCACGCTCGCGGCCCTCGACCCGCGGGCCGCCAAGCTGCTGATGCTGCGCCAGCTCGGCATGAGCTACGCGGAGCTCGCAGCGATCGTCGATGTCGCGCCGAGCTCGGTCGGGACGCTGCTGCTGCGGGCGCAGCGGGCGTTCGCAGCGATCTACGACCAACGCTTCGGCACCACGCGCGCGGAGGGTGAACCATGA